The Solibacillus daqui genome has a segment encoding these proteins:
- a CDS encoding ATP-binding protein, whose protein sequence is MELLFLQVENYKIIENQSIVFKPSGSYPSYYKDYYSNNFTVLVGENGQGKTTLLSMITNIFHNLERYHNRIFSNFFLFYSITVEGKKHRVLIQKYEESIYIAIKDVIGYSLLLETDPFKKGKFNKEDFKYGDVVTYDQIKRFLPSKIIGSVFSFHGEYPFERPRTYIGEKRVSIYDISKIYGANHYSFNSISNGIANFIEIFKEDKESLVNVFEIFNLTFENKVRVYDLDYSGDSVISEYMDAEGWVEINGITFDLLMHKQANGELYLNDLSFIKNGVHVNLRNMSSGEKMFFVRILSILTEIEDNSIIVIEEPELHLNPAWTKQIITILNYFFKKYNVHFLISTHNYTFINTLFPENIITVQNGTFRNLPQSTKTFLASEAEINSIFFTNTYNNNYTEAIVSEKVANGTVDELKEIFDYLGESYMRFKVFNEMLRKNNVESN, encoded by the coding sequence ATGGAATTATTGTTTCTTCAGGTTGAGAACTACAAAATTATTGAGAACCAGAGCATAGTTTTTAAACCCTCTGGGAGTTACCCAAGTTACTATAAAGATTACTATAGCAATAATTTCACAGTATTAGTTGGTGAAAATGGACAAGGAAAAACAACACTTTTAAGTATGATTACTAACATATTTCATAATTTAGAGAGATACCACAATAGAATATTTTCTAATTTTTTTCTATTCTACAGTATTACTGTAGAAGGAAAAAAACATAGAGTATTAATTCAAAAATATGAAGAAAGTATCTATATTGCTATTAAAGATGTAATAGGTTATTCATTATTATTAGAAACAGATCCTTTTAAAAAGGGAAAATTTAATAAAGAAGATTTTAAGTATGGAGATGTAGTAACTTATGATCAAATTAAACGATTTTTGCCTTCAAAAATAATAGGTAGTGTATTCTCCTTCCACGGCGAATATCCTTTTGAAAGACCGAGAACTTATATTGGTGAAAAAAGAGTAAGCATTTACGACATATCTAAAATATATGGAGCAAATCATTATAGTTTTAATTCTATTTCAAATGGGATAGCAAATTTTATTGAAATCTTTAAAGAAGATAAGGAATCTTTAGTAAATGTTTTTGAAATATTTAATTTGACTTTTGAAAATAAAGTACGTGTGTATGATTTGGATTATAGTGGCGATTCAGTTATATCAGAGTATATGGATGCAGAAGGATGGGTAGAAATTAATGGAATAACCTTTGACCTATTAATGCATAAACAAGCCAATGGGGAACTCTATTTAAATGATTTAAGTTTTATTAAAAATGGAGTACATGTCAACCTGAGAAATATGAGTTCGGGTGAAAAAATGTTTTTTGTTCGCATATTATCAATTCTTACAGAAATCGAAGACAATTCTATAATTGTAATCGAGGAACCAGAGTTACATTTAAATCCTGCGTGGACAAAACAAATAATTACTATCTTAAATTATTTTTTTAAGAAATATAATGTGCATTTTCTTATTTCGACACATAACTATACTTTTATAAATACTTTATTTCCAGAAAATATTATTACAGTTCAAAATGGTACATTTAGAAATTTACCACAAAGTACAAAAACGTTTTTAGCAAGCGAAGCGGAAATAAATAGTATATTTTTTACTAACACATATAATAACAATTACACAGAAGCAATCGTATCTGAAAAAGTTGCAAATGGTACAGTTGATGAATTAAAAGAGATTTTCGATTATTTAGGCGAATCTTATATGAGATTCAAAGTATTTAACGAAATGTTGAGGAAAAATAATGTGGAAAGTAACTAA
- a CDS encoding zinc-ribbon domain-containing protein, which translates to MSEYEFVNIRNGTKLDENKITKDNAILKVRPELFIEWDFEKNEELGLIVYEVTKWSNKSAYWCCKVYPTEHQWVVAIGHRAGNNSDCPYCSGRYASKRKNFLIEFPTISEEWDYEKNEKTPDMYTPKSNESVWWRCKKGHSYPQTIKHRANGGECIYCTNRAILVGFNDMATTNPQLANLLFNKNDGQKYMQFSKHKVDWRCSNCDEHIKNKKIADVNIYGLSCSMCSGGIKYPERVMREVLKQLNVQFEHGKPFDWSENKRFDFYIPSLNMIIETHGGQHFNGGFRTQGGRNLEEEINNDAEKQILALKNNIQHYIVIDSRESDLDCIKMNIVNSPLTTFFDLSTVDWMEVENVAQTSLSHQCLLLWNDGIKDIELIAVELKIHREMVRRYLKKWSEINKCDFNTSPKHKRKIIQLSLKMKFIKEWDSISSATTYYDVTNKKHKINKCLLGFNEEAYGFKWLYKSDYEEYLLSGELPKTLPNKSSSRKSVVKLNDSLELLDEYNSITEAGLKNNIKSYGHISSCCKGKRNVAGGFKWMYRADYDKMVFGD; encoded by the coding sequence ATGAGTGAATATGAATTCGTAAATATACGAAATGGTACTAAATTAGATGAAAATAAGATTACAAAAGATAATGCAATATTAAAGGTACGACCTGAGCTATTTATTGAATGGGATTTTGAAAAAAACGAAGAATTAGGATTGATTGTTTATGAGGTCACTAAATGGAGCAACAAAAGCGCATATTGGTGTTGTAAGGTTTATCCTACTGAGCATCAATGGGTTGTTGCAATAGGACATAGAGCAGGCAACAATTCAGACTGCCCCTATTGTTCAGGTAGATATGCTTCTAAAAGAAAGAATTTTTTAATAGAGTTCCCAACTATTTCAGAAGAATGGGATTATGAGAAAAATGAGAAGACACCTGACATGTATACTCCTAAGAGTAACGAAAGCGTTTGGTGGAGGTGTAAAAAAGGTCATAGTTACCCCCAAACGATAAAGCACAGAGCTAATGGTGGAGAATGCATATACTGTACCAATAGAGCTATATTAGTTGGGTTTAACGATATGGCTACTACCAATCCTCAATTAGCAAACTTACTATTCAATAAAAATGACGGGCAAAAATATATGCAATTTAGCAAACATAAAGTTGATTGGAGATGTTCGAATTGTGATGAACATATCAAAAACAAAAAAATCGCAGATGTAAATATCTATGGTTTATCTTGTTCCATGTGTTCAGGTGGAATTAAGTATCCTGAGAGAGTTATGAGAGAAGTTTTAAAACAGTTAAACGTTCAGTTTGAGCATGGAAAGCCATTTGATTGGTCTGAGAATAAACGTTTTGATTTTTATATACCTTCGTTGAATATGATAATTGAAACACACGGAGGGCAACATTTTAATGGTGGTTTTAGAACACAAGGCGGGAGAAATTTAGAAGAAGAAATAAATAATGATGCAGAAAAACAAATACTAGCGTTAAAAAATAACATTCAACATTATATAGTGATTGATTCTAGAGAAAGTGACTTAGATTGTATAAAGATGAACATTGTAAATAGTCCTTTAACTACTTTTTTCGATTTAAGTACTGTAGATTGGATGGAAGTTGAAAATGTAGCGCAAACATCTCTGAGTCACCAATGTTTGTTACTGTGGAATGATGGTATAAAGGATATTGAGCTTATTGCGGTAGAATTAAAAATACACCGTGAAATGGTTCGTCGATATCTTAAAAAATGGAGTGAAATTAATAAATGTGATTTTAATACTTCACCAAAACATAAGAGAAAAATAATCCAGTTAAGTTTAAAAATGAAGTTTATTAAAGAATGGGATTCTATTAGTTCAGCTACTACTTATTATGATGTTACTAATAAAAAACATAAAATTAATAAGTGTTTACTAGGTTTTAATGAAGAAGCGTATGGCTTTAAATGGTTGTATAAATCAGATTACGAAGAATATTTGCTAAGTGGAGAATTACCTAAAACTCTTCCTAATAAATCATCTTCTAGAAAAAGTGTTGTGAAATTAAACGATAGTCTAGAGTTACTTGACGAATACAATTCAATTACAGAAGCAGGTTTGAAAAATAATATCAAATCTTATGGTCATATTTCTAGCTGTTGTAAAGGAAAGCGTAATGTAGCAGGTGGCTTTAAATGGATGTATAGGGCTGATTATGACAAGATGGTATTTGGTGATTAA
- a CDS encoding GTP pyrophosphokinase, whose amino-acid sequence MSIKVSSTASNLDIIKIETEFSQRLPIYQRLENEGVYVLEQALDISDLKVHHIISRIKEKKSFLDKIDRKKTTNPFEDITDIVGIRLVCLFLSDINKIEEIISTNFDVITKDNKVNDTNNSNTFGYMSAHYIVKIKSEYTGLRYDSIKDTPFEVQVRTISMDAWANISHFLEYKSDNDIPPELKRDFNALSGLFYVADTHFEMFYRERQVNTQQINEDIEGIISKSNQYDDRKINLDSLSIYLKSKFPTRTHGNSNDISILVDELVTNGYNTIQVLDKNIDRGLEAFNKFESDRYSKTPFMDVGVVRILLSLIDKDIRHYLYPEDDANIYTPYEKYIND is encoded by the coding sequence TTGAGTATTAAAGTATCTAGTACCGCTTCAAACTTAGATATCATAAAAATCGAAACAGAATTTTCACAACGACTACCTATTTACCAACGCCTTGAAAATGAAGGTGTTTATGTGCTAGAACAAGCTTTAGATATCTCAGATTTAAAGGTACATCACATCATTTCGAGAATAAAAGAAAAAAAGTCATTCTTAGATAAGATTGATAGAAAAAAAACTACAAATCCTTTCGAAGATATCACAGATATAGTTGGCATAAGATTAGTCTGCCTATTTCTATCAGATATCAATAAAATAGAAGAAATAATCTCTACCAATTTTGATGTAATCACAAAAGACAACAAGGTTAATGATACAAACAATTCAAACACTTTTGGTTATATGTCTGCTCATTACATAGTCAAAATCAAATCAGAATACACAGGTTTAAGGTACGATTCTATTAAAGATACTCCTTTTGAAGTACAAGTTAGAACAATCTCAATGGATGCTTGGGCAAACATCTCACACTTTTTAGAGTATAAGAGTGATAATGATATTCCACCTGAGCTTAAGCGTGATTTTAATGCACTTAGTGGTCTTTTCTATGTTGCTGATACACACTTCGAAATGTTTTATAGGGAGCGTCAAGTAAATACTCAACAAATTAACGAAGATATTGAAGGGATAATAAGTAAAAGTAATCAGTATGATGATAGAAAAATAAATTTAGATAGTCTAAGCATTTACTTAAAAAGTAAATTCCCAACTAGAACCCACGGCAACAGTAATGATATCTCAATATTAGTCGACGAGCTAGTAACCAACGGATATAATACAATTCAAGTACTAGATAAAAACATCGATAGGGGGTTAGAAGCTTTTAATAAATTTGAATCTGATAGGTATTCTAAAACCCCATTTATGGATGTAGGTGTTGTTAGAATTTTATTATCACTTATAGATAAAGATATTAGACACTATTTATATCCAGAGGATGATGCTAACATATATACGCCATATGAAAAATATATTAATGATTAA
- a CDS encoding tyrosine-type recombinase/integrase yields MRVAGNRPRTIDSYEYIFKQFVDINGIEYVEEIIIDSIYNYLGSIAVSQRTKLIRLKSTKAVLSKFHNNGWLKERFWSNIQIKVDKEVKKGAKETDIDHLLQLIDKTTFIGFRDACAVKLMYKTGIHIRTLGELREHHIDFENLCLNLDGSSLKNHKFLKLPITKELADMLKMLLRLNDGIREYYKTDNSNVFITQNGSPMNTSKSSNNAISKQLSKYAKRFGLENINAHAIRRAYAKNLHDNGASVALISKALGHSDLAVTTQYLDLDVEEVAKDLREYL; encoded by the coding sequence ATGCGTGTAGCAGGGAATAGACCGCGCACTATTGACAGCTACGAATATATCTTTAAACAATTTGTAGATATTAATGGCATTGAGTATGTTGAAGAAATCATTATTGATAGTATCTATAACTACTTAGGTTCAATAGCTGTAAGCCAACGTACTAAATTAATTCGTTTGAAATCAACAAAAGCGGTTCTTAGCAAGTTTCATAACAATGGGTGGCTCAAAGAACGCTTTTGGAGCAACATTCAAATAAAGGTTGATAAAGAGGTTAAAAAGGGAGCAAAAGAAACAGATATAGACCACTTGCTACAATTGATTGATAAGACAACATTCATAGGATTTAGAGACGCTTGCGCGGTCAAGTTGATGTATAAGACAGGTATTCATATTCGAACGCTAGGAGAGCTTAGAGAGCATCATATAGACTTTGAAAACCTCTGTTTGAATCTAGATGGCTCATCGTTGAAGAACCATAAGTTCTTGAAGTTACCGATAACGAAGGAGCTTGCAGATATGTTGAAAATGCTCCTCAGATTGAATGATGGGATTCGAGAATACTATAAAACAGATAATAGTAATGTGTTTATTACTCAAAATGGTTCACCAATGAATACAAGTAAATCATCTAATAATGCTATCTCAAAGCAACTGAGCAAGTATGCTAAGCGGTTTGGGTTAGAGAATATTAATGCTCATGCTATTAGAAGAGCCTATGCAAAAAACTTACATGACAATGGAGCTAGCGTAGCATTAATTTCAAAAGCTCTTGGTCATTCAGATTTAGCTGTCACTACACAGTATTTGGACTTAGATGTTGAAGAAGTAGCAAAGGACTTAAGGGAGTATCTGTAA
- a CDS encoding nuclease domain-containing protein, with amino-acid sequence MKARLLMVALDYDHKQRPNEFGMLPIKKIDVGSEIQPKKEDEWVIPTHYREAQGDRLRQVALSFDESLLPTDKVIIHEVDGEKDLLLTYDKENNIWYQQTTFSLNKKGRYYQFENKQITIGIMNAGTIAVSVIRDNQLIKKIHIHFVPSALKISDYEEMIADLYRIREELVRDEKNPAQIAIRQRQTYMQLKLQITKLHQAIKNINAQPHKILKLASVKKKKSETSRFDLRAELEEYMSPGQPTYRHRVMKETTVTYENELMKQLLIDLSNYTKQQVLAGDLRQIENEQQYLFNNSDLYLQRILGSITNLADVEKANKIRHLLQKEVDEYSSMEMDVREYVNSIADYSMRNLPNFGLRFVELMIHCSEVPAFKHEQSKDGIVLNFSYDNRSEKFRTLSYSWVANNGQFIQSYFNSYFGTISLNSSHVHSHALMYEAFHHERLLRELPTTIVIKGYVIPIPNGSDPVSWINPYNEDFNNYAFQFQRITEVMVEGEQVTVSSMRPDLQEFLNEKLPLKITELGAAEKMEEAEMRLNQLHQLIELEKRKKHAQQQVKGYELLKETIDDCLNISLFKNVTLTKRLKSYPTPLFLHEPNYRSAWNAIKAIDYELSASLFAHGSTHLVKTAKVEQIYEVWVLYKILALATQQLRWTLKDGSVTEILDNYLLKGQLLVGFSTVLIHGDWNIELYYEPRIDLQNGKYVTPDFVFRYVYRNTPKGLVILDAKYRDYSLQGTETWKMDVERVAIEKYGQMQAIDSKWMLPILHSAVIHCDEQVSNNLEDQFNPYHVFYNEQLFEMELSQRTAHKFGSIYMLPSQLHVFKNWFRMILEYQFKAYHTCWSCGEQVDISVRQLVTVGGYPKYHFTCKSCREFWVKVHCRQNREHLIVKHALNYHLQVSHQQRWFVVCPCCGDGR; translated from the coding sequence ATGAAAGCTAGGTTATTAATGGTAGCGTTGGACTATGATCATAAACAACGACCAAATGAATTCGGGATGTTACCAATTAAAAAGATTGATGTTGGTTCGGAAATACAGCCTAAAAAAGAAGATGAATGGGTCATCCCGACTCATTATCGTGAAGCTCAAGGCGATAGATTAAGACAGGTAGCATTAAGTTTTGATGAATCGCTTTTACCAACGGATAAGGTTATTATTCATGAAGTAGATGGAGAAAAGGATTTACTGTTAACTTATGATAAAGAAAATAATATATGGTATCAGCAAACCACATTCTCACTAAATAAAAAGGGGAGGTATTACCAATTTGAAAATAAACAAATTACAATAGGTATTATGAATGCAGGTACAATAGCAGTTTCTGTTATCCGTGACAATCAATTAATCAAAAAGATTCATATTCATTTTGTTCCATCGGCATTGAAAATAAGTGATTATGAAGAAATGATTGCCGATCTTTATCGTATTCGTGAAGAGCTAGTAAGAGATGAAAAAAATCCTGCTCAAATAGCAATTCGTCAAAGACAAACTTATATGCAGCTTAAGCTTCAAATAACAAAGTTACACCAAGCAATTAAAAATATAAATGCACAGCCTCATAAAATTTTGAAACTAGCTTCTGTTAAGAAAAAAAAATCAGAAACGAGCCGCTTTGATTTACGAGCTGAACTTGAAGAATATATGTCACCTGGTCAACCAACGTATCGGCATCGGGTTATGAAGGAAACGACGGTGACATATGAAAATGAATTAATGAAGCAGCTATTAATTGATTTAAGCAATTATACGAAACAACAAGTATTAGCTGGGGATCTTCGCCAAATTGAAAATGAGCAACAATATCTTTTTAATAATAGTGATTTATATTTGCAAAGAATATTAGGATCAATTACAAATTTAGCGGATGTAGAAAAAGCTAATAAAATTAGGCATTTACTCCAAAAAGAAGTAGATGAGTATTCAAGTATGGAAATGGATGTTAGAGAATACGTCAATTCAATAGCAGACTATTCTATGCGAAATCTCCCGAATTTTGGGCTTAGATTTGTAGAATTAATGATTCACTGTTCAGAGGTACCGGCATTTAAGCATGAGCAATCTAAGGACGGAATTGTATTAAATTTCTCGTATGATAATAGAAGTGAGAAATTCAGAACACTCTCTTATAGTTGGGTAGCTAATAATGGACAATTTATACAGAGCTATTTTAACAGCTACTTTGGTACAATTAGTTTAAATTCTTCTCATGTACATTCTCATGCGTTAATGTATGAGGCATTCCACCATGAAAGATTGCTTCGTGAATTGCCAACAACGATTGTTATAAAAGGATATGTAATACCTATTCCAAATGGCTCTGATCCAGTATCATGGATTAATCCGTATAATGAGGATTTTAATAATTACGCTTTTCAGTTTCAACGTATAACAGAGGTAATGGTTGAAGGAGAGCAAGTAACGGTATCATCGATGCGACCAGACTTACAGGAGTTTTTAAATGAAAAGCTACCACTGAAAATTACTGAGTTAGGTGCGGCTGAAAAAATGGAAGAAGCTGAAATGCGTTTAAATCAGTTACACCAATTAATCGAGCTGGAGAAAAGAAAAAAGCATGCTCAGCAGCAAGTTAAAGGTTATGAGCTTCTAAAAGAAACTATCGATGATTGCTTAAATATATCGTTATTTAAAAACGTAACATTAACGAAACGGTTAAAAAGTTATCCTACACCATTATTTTTACATGAACCAAATTACCGTAGTGCCTGGAATGCGATTAAGGCCATTGATTATGAACTATCGGCATCGTTATTTGCTCATGGTTCAACTCACTTAGTTAAAACGGCCAAAGTAGAGCAAATTTATGAAGTATGGGTTTTATATAAAATATTGGCGCTTGCTACGCAACAGCTTAGATGGACTTTAAAAGACGGTTCTGTCACTGAAATATTAGATAATTATTTGTTAAAAGGACAATTATTAGTGGGGTTTTCTACAGTTTTGATACATGGTGATTGGAATATAGAATTATATTATGAGCCGAGAATTGATTTACAAAATGGCAAATATGTAACTCCAGATTTTGTATTCCGCTATGTTTATCGAAATACGCCAAAAGGGTTAGTCATTTTGGATGCAAAATATCGTGACTACAGCCTCCAAGGGACTGAAACATGGAAAATGGATGTTGAAAGAGTAGCTATAGAGAAGTACGGTCAAATGCAAGCAATTGATAGCAAGTGGATGCTACCGATACTTCATTCCGCTGTCATACATTGTGATGAACAAGTATCAAATAATTTAGAAGATCAGTTTAATCCGTATCATGTCTTTTATAATGAACAGCTTTTTGAAATGGAACTATCTCAAAGGACTGCTCATAAATTTGGTTCTATTTATATGCTACCATCGCAGCTTCATGTGTTTAAAAATTGGTTCCGCATGATTTTAGAATATCAGTTTAAGGCTTATCATACGTGCTGGAGCTGTGGGGAACAAGTTGATATATCCGTGCGTCAACTAGTAACAGTGGGTGGATATCCGAAATATCATTTTACTTGTAAAAGCTGTCGCGAATTTTGGGTGAAAGTACATTGCCGCCAAAACCGTGAGCATTTAATAGTAAAGCACGCTTTAAATTATCACTTACAAGTGAGCCATCAACAACGTTGGTTTGTTGTATGCCCATGTTGCGGTGATGGTAGATAG
- a CDS encoding AAA family ATPase: MQEKLTMQQFMDLTLDRKQQYVLKTMNLESFWVMGYIRNPVDEKPFYFIEKLINPYTTMSLDVHIFIDISLNNGVYCSLPSGAKRLEDGTLVIAKVKLSNESKIKEGKIFSTTHIDVLVSENSDEILSLIEKTGMDLPIVALTRPAYYDRSNREFDELTNIVRNVAVQERESIKKLTEQENKKLEIQFKKLEAEEDNLNKKQEEHLQKEEEVLQESKKVNKKIAKLNELGFSIESIKIEDRKSELPKFDLPNKQSELIKLVQEQLALRGYYYESRFLRQLLLSLTTGQMIVLMGPSGTGKTTIIKQLADVIDANYEIIPVQPSWTDKQDLLGFYNPIRKLFVSTPFLDCLIKAKNNPDKLYFICLDEMNLAQIEYYLADILSIREVPDERLRLYSDFEYEQNLSEIRWFIQKVLKSNKSIEEAIADGDIDSMMHFEMASRYTNMQRYLPQLEIPSNIRIIGTMNVDGAVQAISPKIVDRSLIIPVMKQSKKEIIDSQKTIGRYPLQPAAFSSESTKNISSALRSGLNKIQQELTNLNITYNDRVEKHVHQYYNAAHDFEIKTKQQLDDLVVMKFFPRIHNTFEDAQIRGLIEQIKSELGEDSQAFKKLEHMQSRMKETSLLSYWS, translated from the coding sequence GTGCAAGAAAAGTTAACTATGCAACAATTTATGGATTTGACTCTTGATAGAAAACAACAATATGTACTAAAGACAATGAATTTAGAGTCATTTTGGGTAATGGGGTATATTAGGAATCCAGTAGATGAAAAACCTTTTTACTTTATTGAAAAGCTCATAAATCCTTATACTACGATGAGTTTAGACGTGCATATTTTTATAGATATAAGCTTAAATAACGGTGTTTATTGTTCTTTACCGTCAGGAGCAAAAAGGTTAGAAGATGGCACACTTGTTATCGCGAAAGTTAAATTAAGTAATGAAAGTAAAATAAAAGAAGGTAAAATCTTTTCTACAACTCATATAGATGTTTTAGTTTCGGAAAACTCTGACGAGATACTTAGTTTGATTGAGAAAACGGGAATGGATTTACCTATTGTTGCATTGACGAGACCAGCTTATTATGACCGTTCAAATAGAGAATTTGATGAGTTAACAAATATTGTTCGAAATGTTGCTGTACAAGAGCGTGAATCTATAAAAAAGTTAACAGAACAAGAAAATAAAAAATTAGAAATCCAATTTAAAAAACTAGAAGCCGAAGAAGATAATTTAAATAAAAAACAAGAAGAACATCTGCAAAAAGAAGAGGAAGTATTACAAGAGTCTAAAAAAGTAAATAAAAAAATTGCCAAACTGAATGAACTTGGTTTTTCAATAGAGTCAATAAAAATTGAAGATAGAAAAAGTGAGTTACCTAAATTTGATTTACCAAATAAACAGAGTGAACTAATTAAACTTGTTCAGGAACAGTTGGCATTGCGTGGTTATTATTACGAGAGTCGTTTTTTACGTCAATTATTGCTGTCGTTAACAACGGGACAAATGATTGTGCTAATGGGACCTTCTGGCACAGGGAAAACAACAATTATAAAACAACTTGCTGATGTGATTGATGCAAATTATGAAATTATTCCTGTACAACCAAGCTGGACAGATAAACAAGATTTACTTGGTTTCTACAATCCTATTCGTAAACTGTTCGTATCAACACCTTTTTTAGATTGCCTGATTAAAGCTAAAAATAATCCGGATAAGTTATATTTTATTTGTTTAGATGAAATGAATTTAGCCCAAATAGAATATTACTTAGCAGATATTTTAAGTATTCGTGAAGTTCCAGATGAAAGGTTACGCCTTTATAGTGATTTCGAGTACGAACAAAACCTCTCGGAAATTCGATGGTTCATACAAAAAGTTTTAAAAAGTAATAAGTCTATTGAAGAAGCGATAGCTGATGGGGATATTGATTCGATGATGCACTTTGAAATGGCTTCACGTTATACAAATATGCAGCGATATTTGCCTCAGCTTGAGATTCCATCAAATATAAGAATTATAGGAACGATGAATGTGGATGGTGCTGTACAAGCAATCAGTCCAAAAATTGTTGACCGTAGTCTTATTATCCCTGTGATGAAGCAAAGCAAAAAGGAAATTATTGATAGTCAAAAAACGATTGGACGTTATCCTCTTCAACCAGCTGCATTTTCATCTGAATCAACAAAAAATATATCTTCGGCACTTCGTTCTGGATTGAATAAAATTCAACAAGAATTAACGAATCTCAATATTACCTATAATGACCGCGTGGAAAAGCATGTGCATCAATATTATAATGCTGCACATGATTTCGAGATAAAAACGAAGCAGCAGCTTGATGATTTAGTTGTAATGAAGTTTTTCCCACGTATTCATAATACGTTTGAGGATGCACAAATACGAGGACTGATAGAACAAATTAAATCAGAGTTAGGTGAAGATAGCCAAGCATTTAAAAAGCTAGAACACATGCAATCCCGAATGAAAGAAACTAGTCTTTTATCGTATTGGAGCTGA